A window from Trinickia violacea encodes these proteins:
- a CDS encoding ABC transporter substrate-binding protein: MNSKAPFNARARLAPLVAASALLLAVPVQAQVPARYPAAYQETIDAAKKEGQLIVYSTTDTVLVRGLIKDFEALYGVKVEYSNMNSTEIYNRFISETAAKSKSGDVLWSTAMDLQVKLVNDGLMASYASPEAGALPQWAQYQKQVYSTNYEPVAIVYNKRLLPPGEVPQTRAEFIKLLQSQPQKFKGKVTMYDIEKSGAGFNYLTQDVRINPQVTWDLVRAMGASHPKLQSSAGAMMERISSGENLIGYNIFASYASAKAKKDPSMGYLYPKDYTQVASRLVTISKSSANPNAARLWVDYLLSKRGQTLLAEQANLFPIREDVGGENSMSALQKQLGDSLKPIPIGTGLLVYLDQQKRLEFLKQWRQSIRG; the protein is encoded by the coding sequence ATGAATTCGAAGGCGCCGTTCAACGCACGCGCCCGCTTGGCGCCGCTCGTGGCGGCGAGCGCGCTGCTTTTGGCCGTCCCCGTGCAGGCGCAAGTGCCTGCCCGATATCCGGCCGCCTATCAGGAAACCATCGACGCTGCGAAAAAGGAAGGTCAACTGATCGTCTACTCGACGACGGATACCGTGCTTGTGCGCGGTCTTATCAAGGACTTCGAAGCGCTCTACGGCGTCAAGGTCGAGTACAGCAACATGAACAGCACCGAGATCTACAACCGCTTCATCAGCGAGACGGCCGCCAAAAGTAAAAGCGGCGACGTGCTGTGGAGCACGGCGATGGATCTCCAGGTGAAGCTCGTCAACGATGGCCTGATGGCGAGCTATGCGTCACCTGAAGCGGGCGCCCTGCCCCAGTGGGCGCAATACCAGAAGCAGGTCTACAGCACGAACTACGAGCCTGTGGCGATCGTCTACAACAAGCGCCTGCTGCCGCCCGGCGAAGTGCCGCAAACGCGGGCCGAATTCATCAAGCTGTTGCAGTCGCAGCCGCAGAAGTTCAAGGGCAAGGTCACGATGTACGACATCGAAAAGTCCGGGGCCGGTTTCAACTATCTGACGCAGGATGTCCGCATCAATCCGCAAGTCACCTGGGATCTGGTGCGCGCCATGGGCGCAAGCCACCCGAAGCTGCAGTCGAGCGCGGGCGCGATGATGGAGCGGATTTCGTCGGGCGAGAACCTGATCGGCTACAACATCTTCGCCTCGTATGCGTCCGCCAAGGCCAAGAAAGATCCGTCGATGGGCTACCTCTATCCGAAGGACTACACCCAGGTCGCGAGCCGTCTCGTCACGATTTCGAAGTCGTCGGCGAACCCGAATGCGGCGCGTCTGTGGGTCGACTACTTGTTGTCGAAGCGCGGGCAGACGCTGCTTGCGGAACAAGCCAACCTGTTTCCGATTCGCGAGGACGTCGGCGGCGAGAACTCGATGAGCGCGCTGCAAAAACAGCTCGGCGATTCGCTGAAGC
- a CDS encoding response regulator: MRVLLVEDNPVLARALDDALANARFAVDCMSDGEAADHVLRTQDYALVILDIGLPKLDGLEVLRRLRQRRNPVPVLILTAHDAVEDRVRGLDLGADDYLGKPVELVELEARARALIRRSHGHDSAHIRVGPLEFDSVARTFTLAGEPLALTPRERAVLEVLTLRNGRAINKEALSEKIYGLAESVNPDVIELYVHRLRKKLEGSRAAITTLRGLGYLLEAKEDGPRGRDCRRAEGNPPGR, encoded by the coding sequence ATGCGCGTTTTGCTTGTCGAAGACAATCCCGTTCTTGCTCGCGCGCTTGACGACGCGCTCGCCAATGCGCGCTTCGCGGTCGACTGCATGTCCGACGGCGAGGCCGCCGATCACGTGCTCCGCACCCAGGACTACGCGCTCGTCATCCTCGACATCGGACTGCCGAAGCTGGACGGCCTCGAAGTGCTGAGACGGCTGCGGCAGCGGCGCAACCCCGTGCCGGTGCTGATCCTCACCGCGCACGATGCGGTCGAAGACCGCGTGCGCGGCCTCGATCTCGGCGCGGACGACTATCTCGGCAAGCCCGTCGAGCTCGTCGAACTCGAAGCGCGCGCCCGAGCGCTGATCCGGCGCAGCCACGGGCACGACAGCGCGCACATCCGCGTGGGGCCGCTCGAATTCGACAGCGTCGCGCGCACGTTCACGCTCGCGGGCGAGCCACTCGCGCTGACACCGCGCGAGCGCGCCGTGCTCGAAGTGCTGACCCTGCGCAACGGGCGTGCGATCAACAAAGAGGCGCTATCGGAAAAGATTTACGGGCTCGCCGAGTCGGTCAATCCCGACGTGATCGAGCTCTACGTCCACCGCCTGCGCAAGAAGCTCGAAGGCAGCCGCGCGGCGATCACGACGCTGCGCGGGCTCGGCTATCTGCTCGAAGCCAAGGAAGACGGCCCGCGCGGACGCGATTGCCGACGCGCCGAAGGAAATCCGCCCGGGCGATGA
- a CDS encoding sensor histidine kinase — translation MKKLNLRAQVTLWLLLPLLALLVFDAWLTYQRAMSAAHAAFDRTLDVSLRAIRDGIRLRDGEIEVDLPYLALEMFESDAGGKIYYVIRDETGLAVTGYQDLPLPAERDATGHGPRFFNATYREQSLRMAVLRVAVHDVPSAQTRFVWVLVGETIEPREALARDILIGSLVQEVLLTALAIAIVWLGVGLGLRPLKRFSATVSSRSDGDPAPLDNTDLPSEVAPLVESINQYIGRMQQMQTARRRFFADAAHQLKTPLAVIQAESELAMCESAPPGVERHLRRLNGAVRHAGKAVQQLLSLSRLDTDCAYVATLAGVPLHQVARSATLDWSPVARARGIDLGLEQEVKVHVLGRADLLVELIGNLIDNAIRYAGDGSVITVRVGCDIAGRPSLAVIDDGPGISPAERDAVFERFYRGTASQAADGNGLGLSIVREIARVHRAQASIDTTPGGGATVIVTFPSMTEGGEPA, via the coding sequence ATGAAGAAGCTCAATCTGCGCGCGCAGGTGACACTGTGGCTGCTGCTGCCGCTCCTCGCGCTGCTCGTGTTCGACGCGTGGCTCACCTATCAGCGGGCAATGAGCGCCGCCCATGCCGCGTTCGACCGCACGCTCGACGTCTCGCTGCGCGCGATCCGCGACGGCATCCGGCTGCGCGATGGCGAGATCGAGGTCGATCTGCCCTATCTCGCGCTCGAAATGTTCGAGTCGGATGCGGGCGGCAAGATCTACTACGTGATTCGCGACGAAACGGGGCTCGCGGTGACCGGCTATCAGGACTTGCCGCTGCCTGCCGAGCGCGACGCCACGGGACACGGCCCGCGCTTTTTCAACGCGACCTACCGCGAGCAGTCGTTGCGCATGGCCGTGCTGAGGGTGGCGGTGCACGACGTGCCGAGCGCGCAGACGCGTTTCGTCTGGGTGCTCGTCGGCGAAACGATCGAGCCGCGCGAGGCGCTCGCGCGCGACATCCTGATCGGCTCACTGGTGCAGGAAGTGCTCTTGACCGCGCTTGCCATCGCCATTGTGTGGCTCGGCGTGGGCCTCGGGCTGCGTCCGCTCAAGCGCTTCTCGGCCACGGTCTCGAGCCGCTCGGACGGCGACCCGGCACCGCTCGACAACACCGATTTGCCGAGCGAAGTCGCGCCGCTCGTCGAGTCGATCAATCAATACATCGGGCGCATGCAGCAGATGCAGACCGCGCGCCGCCGCTTCTTCGCCGATGCCGCCCATCAGCTGAAGACGCCGCTCGCCGTCATTCAGGCCGAATCCGAGCTGGCCATGTGCGAATCCGCGCCGCCCGGCGTCGAACGGCACTTGCGCCGCCTGAACGGCGCCGTGCGGCACGCGGGCAAGGCCGTGCAGCAATTGCTGTCGCTCTCGCGGCTCGATACCGATTGCGCCTACGTCGCGACGCTCGCCGGCGTGCCGCTGCACCAGGTCGCGCGCAGCGCGACGCTCGATTGGTCGCCGGTGGCGCGCGCCCGCGGCATCGATTTGGGTTTGGAACAGGAGGTGAAGGTCCACGTGCTCGGGCGCGCCGATCTGCTCGTCGAGTTGATCGGCAATCTGATCGACAACGCCATCCGCTACGCCGGCGACGGCTCGGTGATCACGGTACGTGTCGGCTGCGATATCGCCGGGCGGCCGTCGCTCGCGGTCATCGACGACGGTCCCGGCATCTCGCCCGCGGAGCGCGACGCGGTGTTCGAGCGTTTCTATCGCGGCACGGCTTCGCAAGCGGCGGACGGCAATGGGCTCGGGCTCTCGATCGTGCGTGAGATTGCACGCGTGCATCGCGCACAGGCCTCGATCGACACGACGCCAGGCGGCGGGGCCACGGTTATCGTGACGTTTCCTTCGATGACCGAAGGCGGCGAGCCGGCTTGA
- the folE2 gene encoding GTP cyclohydrolase FolE2 — MNQMNPAFVMPDVQSTVDTRQIAIQRVGVKAVRHPLTVRAADGEIQPTVGTWNLDVHLPAEQKGTHMSRFVALLEENKAPLEPATFRAMLASMLEKLEAKAGRIEVTFPYFVNKIAPVSGVKSLLDYEVTLTGDTRNGATRLFLRVLVPVTSLCPCSKKISQYGAHNQRSHVTINAELAGDLPVEELIRIAEEEASCELWGLLKRPDEKFVTERAYENPKFVEDLVRDVAQRLNQDGRVVAYVLEAENFESIHNHSAYAVIEHDKRDAVDGV, encoded by the coding sequence ATGAATCAGATGAACCCCGCCTTTGTGATGCCCGATGTGCAAAGCACGGTCGACACTCGCCAGATCGCGATTCAGCGGGTCGGCGTCAAGGCGGTGCGCCATCCGCTCACCGTGAGGGCGGCCGACGGTGAGATCCAGCCGACGGTCGGCACGTGGAATCTCGACGTGCATCTGCCGGCCGAGCAAAAGGGCACGCACATGTCGCGCTTCGTCGCGCTGCTCGAGGAAAACAAGGCGCCGCTCGAACCGGCGACGTTCCGCGCGATGCTCGCGTCGATGCTCGAGAAGCTCGAGGCGAAGGCCGGCCGCATCGAAGTGACGTTTCCGTACTTCGTGAACAAGATCGCGCCGGTGTCGGGCGTGAAGAGCCTGCTCGATTACGAAGTCACGCTCACGGGCGACACGCGCAACGGTGCGACGCGCCTGTTCTTGCGCGTGCTCGTGCCGGTGACGAGCCTGTGCCCGTGCTCGAAGAAGATCTCGCAATACGGCGCGCACAATCAGCGCTCGCACGTGACGATCAACGCTGAGCTGGCGGGCGATCTGCCGGTCGAGGAACTGATTCGGATCGCTGAGGAAGAGGCGTCGTGCGAGCTATGGGGGCTGTTGAAGCGCCCAGACGAGAAGTTCGTGACGGAGCGCGCCTACGAGAATCCTAAGTTCGTCGAAGATCTCGTGCGCGATGTGGCGCAGCGTCTGAATCAGGACGGGCGCGTCGTCGCGTATGTGCTCGAAGCCGAGAACTTCGAATCGATCCACAATCACAGCGCGTATGCGGTCATCGAGCATGACAAGCGCGATGCGGTCGATGGAGTGTGA